The genomic region TGCATCATCATTTCCTTTGATGGCCTGTTCATTGCTTTCACCCAGTCATTCATGTCATGGGGGTGATGAGGCGGGGCACGAGGGTGAGGATACATTTGAAGCTTATTTGTGGATTGAGTCTGGGGGGATAAATTGTGGAATGGATGGTGGGAGGGAAAATGGGGGTTACTGCGTGGCATCACATTCCCTTCTCTTGCATCACCAAATCGATATCCAGGAAAACTGCTGCCACTTCCAGCTGACAAATCAACACCATGGAGATAGGACTGATGCCTTGAAGGTGAAGATAAAGGGTTAGTACTCAAAGGATGTGAAGGCAGGGGCGTAATGTCAACATTACCTCGCCTATAGGGGTCAGCATTCATGACAACAGATGAATGAACAGACTTGGAACGATACTCAATATCAGCCTCATTAGCTCCACCACTGCCATGATGATCAGTTTGTAAATTTGCTGCGTCTGGGCCAGCCTCTTTTGATGCCGATTCCATTTTCACCACTTGTTTCTCTCCAATATCCTTTTTACTCAGATCACTGGCTGCTGCTAGAGAGGAAAATGGCTGTTGAATCACAGAGGCTCCACTCTGACTTTTCTcccgctccctctctctgtcactttcCCTATCCCTCTCTGGTGTGCTGCGTCGGTTTGGCGACACATCACAGATGACAGAGCGCCGCTCTGATGGGGCTAATATGGAGCCTGATGATTTTTGAGACTCAGTTTGACCAATGCTGCCTGTTAGCGGCTCTGGCTCTTGCAAAAGGAGCTCCTGCACAGCAGAGGATGGAGCGGGCACATTAGATAATGCTTTTCTCTGTGGTAGAGAATAGTCAGCTAAGTTTATATGTTTCGTTGGGGGTAGCTGAGACTCTGTAGCCTGCTGTAAATGGCTCTGGGACACACCCACTTCAGGTTTTTCAGCATTTTGCATTATCTTAGTACTTGACACTTCTGACTTCACTGAGGCCTGAGCATCTGGGGTAAAATCAGGCTCACTTCCATGCCTCTGGCTTGAATGTGGGGTCTTTCCAGAGCTCCCCATTTGTCCAAAATGAGCAGAGGCCTCAGTCCCTCCACTTTGCATCCTCATACTTTCACTCATGCCATATGGGTGTCTGGTTTGAAACTGCTGTTGAACCTGGAGATGGGCAGGAAATGCCTGCTCTGGTCTGCCGTAACGTCTATCTAAATTGTAACCTTGAAGAACTTCTTGTAAAAGGCTTGGAAATTGCTGCATTTGTGAGTTATCCTCATGACCTTTAGCCCCTGCTCCTTGCCCTCTCTTTACCAAAGCCTCTGCTACAGAACCAGCATCTTTTGGATGCACAGAGCCATAACTGGTTTGTGACTGCTGGTACCCCAAGTATCTGGAATTTGTTTCCATTACACCCCCTTGGCCGgctctccctctgtttttcaTTGACAAATCTGAGCCATATGTTGATTCTGGGTAGCCATATTTATGTGGTCCGGACTGGGGAGGATTTTGAGGCCGTCCAAAATTTGATTTCTGGTGAAGAGAGGAATATATACTCAGATCTACACCTTCGTCCCCATTGTGGTTGCTCGGTTCTCTTAAGAAAGAGTGTTTATCTTCTATACAGTTGTCTTGGGGATGCTTGCTTTTTTCAGCGTGACTTCCCTCAGACCGAGCTGAAACAATCACACCGACACTGCTGGCACTCTGCTGTTCCTCAGATGTGTGCTTTTCTTCCCTCTCATTATTGTGTAATCTGGATGCAGTGTGCAACCTGTTTTCTTTGTCCTGACAATTTTGTGAATTGGCTTCGCCATCTCGCTGCATTTGGCCACTGCCTTTCTCTGTTTTGTCAACTGTGCCTTCACTTTCATTTTTGAtgacttcattttttatttctgttgtcctCCTATGGCCACCTCTGTGGTCATTATATGTCAGACCAGGCTCTGAGACACAATTTGGCTGTGGAGGAGGAAtactggaggaggtggaggaagggGATGAAGAAACTGGAGGTGTTGAATGTGAAGTTGGGCCAGTCTCTGATGACTGACATCCAAAGgatggagatgatgatgatgaagagggaaCATGAGCTTCGTTTGCTTTTGTTTCGGAAACAATCGGTTCTTTTAACGGTGAATCAGATATGACTGTTTTAACAGCTGATGCTTGCCCAGTCTGAGTTTGACTCTGAGAGGGAGGATGATAgccagttggttcagatccactGCTTGCACCACTCATCTGCCTCATTCTCCCATGTTCCCCCTCAGAATACTGCTCCTCGCGCTCCACCTTGGTCCCGGATGAGCCTCCAACTGACATCAATGAGGAGTCTTCATCAGCACCAGCATCTAAGTTGGCGCCATCCCCGATCCCCAGCGCACTTCCATCTTTAACCGTGCTAGTGCTTGAGGCTGCACTTGCATTTCGACTCCTTGGTTGCGATGGTGGCACACCATGTGTTGCCTGTTGCATCTGCCCCGCATCTTTCCCCTtcttctgtgaaagcactgagTCGGTGAGGAGCATATGCTGAACTGTGTTTGGTAAATTGGCTACTTGTGAGCTCAAGGCATTAAGACTATTCAGGCCAGCATCTTGCATTTTGTCAAGGGAAGAGGATGAATAAATAGAGGAGCCTTCCTCTCGAGATGCGATTCCTGTGCCTAGACCTACTTTGTTGCGGCCTGTTGGAGGAAGACTACTCCCTCCAACTGCACTCATGTTGTGAGCTTTATGACTGCCACTGCTACCACAACTACTGATGCTGCTGTTTGAATTGGGTGTGGGACTCAACTGTGGCATGGTCTGCAGTAATCTACCTTGACCATGGCTGCTACGGGGGTTTGATGTAGGAGGGTGTGAAGGACCATGACCTGAGGGGTTTCCGTGTACCTCGGAGACACCCATCAAAGGGGAAGGAGACGAGCTACAACTAGGGGAATGCACTGCAGACGCAGCTGGTGAAGGGTTGGAAATTGGGCTGAAGTTTTGGTTAATTTGGGTTTGTTGAGCATTGGGGTGCATTGGGGATTTGGCTATTTCTTGAGATGCTGCTTGAGGTATACTGGGATTGGAGGCTTGATGATGTTTAGCATATACAGAGCCTGGAGACGGGCCCTGGTGCTGCATCTTGATAGAGTTGTCATAACCTACCCCTAAATTGTGCTGCGAGTTGCGGTGCTGTAGTGTGGCTTGCTTGTGAAGTGAAAGTGTCTGTGGGGAATATCCGGGATAATTTGAAGCATGGTAACTCTGTTGAACATTCTCCATTGGCCCCACATTGTTAGCAGCAACTGAACTGGAGACTGAGTTTGAACTGGAGTTGACGCTGGGAGAACTGTTGACTTTGGGATCGAACCCCGTGCTAGCAGCCCCATCGAGATATCTCTGTGGAGGGGGGCTGTACATTCCTGATGACCCTGTGGATGCTCCACCCTGTGGGGAGTAGTGTGGGTACTGAGGGGTCATTCTGTGCCCAGAGTGCGGATAGCTTCTATGCTGCTGTGCATGGTGGACAGCTGGGAAGGTTTGTCCAAGCTGGCGGTGCTGCATCTGGGATCCCGGCACTGACTGCATTGCAGCGTTCTGACTCATATTATACTGATGAGAAGGAGAGAACGCTCCAGCACCAGCACCTCCACCTGAACCAGCACTGGAGCCATAGTCTACTGGATATGGTGACATCAGGCCAGACGACGGTGCAGAGCCAGATCCAGCATGTCGGTACTGGTGAGGTATATGTCCATCGATATTAGGGTACCCAAATCCTGCCCCGTAAGCCATGCCCCCTCTTCTGTGCCTGTCCTTTCCACCcattgaaaaataataatccaTGGCCTCCTTCCTGTAAGGGTTGTTAGCGCTGGCGCTGTGAATGTTACCCTGTGTTGGCGCTGCCTCAACAGCCCCTCTGTTTCTAGCACTGTAAGCAAGCATGTGGCTGGCTTGACTGGGGTGGTGGTGGCCTCTGTGCAGGCTCTGCTGTTGCATCCCTGCGTAATCATCCGTCATCCTTGGGGAGATCTGGGGATCTGCTGGCTGAGGGGGATATGGAGTTCCCCCTCCACCCCTTCCACTGAACCCCGGGGGGAGAGAAGGGGGAGCCGGGCTGTTTGAAAAATTCTGCATTGTTTTTCCAAGTTTGGATTAAAAACGGAAATATCTGTCAGTGACTATACCAGGGAATGCTTCTGATCAGAAACTGGAAGGCTTACGGCAGTAACCATAAATGACAAAGAGAGAGTCTATGGCCTGGCAGTAAAACAAGGAAATGCTTTGAAAAACCAAAGAGTTCAAGCTGAGGAATACATATACCGCAGATGTTATAATAACTTTTTTGTAGTAGAAAGTGGGTAGGGAGTTCGAACAGACAATGATTTTATCA from Epinephelus lanceolatus isolate andai-2023 chromosome 18, ASM4190304v1, whole genome shotgun sequence harbors:
- the tcf20 gene encoding transcription factor 20 isoform X1; its protein translation is MQNFSNSPAPPSLPPGFSGRGGGGTPYPPQPADPQISPRMTDDYAGMQQQSLHRGHHHPSQASHMLAYSARNRGAVEAAPTQGNIHSASANNPYRKEAMDYYFSMGGKDRHRRGGMAYGAGFGYPNIDGHIPHQYRHAGSGSAPSSGLMSPYPVDYGSSAGSGGGAGAGAFSPSHQYNMSQNAAMQSVPGSQMQHRQLGQTFPAVHHAQQHRSYPHSGHRMTPQYPHYSPQGGASTGSSGMYSPPPQRYLDGAASTGFDPKVNSSPSVNSSSNSVSSSVAANNVGPMENVQQSYHASNYPGYSPQTLSLHKQATLQHRNSQHNLGVGYDNSIKMQHQGPSPGSVYAKHHQASNPSIPQAASQEIAKSPMHPNAQQTQINQNFSPISNPSPAASAVHSPSCSSSPSPLMGVSEVHGNPSGHGPSHPPTSNPRSSHGQGRLLQTMPQLSPTPNSNSSISSCGSSGSHKAHNMSAVGGSSLPPTGRNKVGLGTGIASREEGSSIYSSSSLDKMQDAGLNSLNALSSQVANLPNTVQHMLLTDSVLSQKKGKDAGQMQQATHGVPPSQPRSRNASAASSTSTVKDGSALGIGDGANLDAGADEDSSLMSVGGSSGTKVEREEQYSEGEHGRMRQMSGASSGSEPTGYHPPSQSQTQTGQASAVKTVISDSPLKEPIVSETKANEAHVPSSSSSSPSFGCQSSETGPTSHSTPPVSSSPSSTSSSIPPPQPNCVSEPGLTYNDHRGGHRRTTEIKNEVIKNESEGTVDKTEKGSGQMQRDGEANSQNCQDKENRLHTASRLHNNEREEKHTSEEQQSASSVGVIVSARSEGSHAEKSKHPQDNCIEDKHSFLREPSNHNGDEGVDLSIYSSLHQKSNFGRPQNPPQSGPHKYGYPESTYGSDLSMKNRGRAGQGGVMETNSRYLGYQQSQTSYGSVHPKDAGSVAEALVKRGQGAGAKGHEDNSQMQQFPSLLQEVLQGYNLDRRYGRPEQAFPAHLQVQQQFQTRHPYGMSESMRMQSGGTEASAHFGQMGSSGKTPHSSQRHGSEPDFTPDAQASVKSEVSSTKIMQNAEKPEVGVSQSHLQQATESQLPPTKHINLADYSLPQRKALSNVPAPSSAVQELLLQEPEPLTGSIGQTESQKSSGSILAPSERRSVICDVSPNRRSTPERDRESDREREREKSQSGASVIQQPFSSLAAASDLSKKDIGEKQVVKMESASKEAGPDAANLQTDHHGSGGANEADIEYRSKSVHSSVVMNADPYRRGNVDITPLPSHPLSTNPLSSPSRHQSYLHGVDLSAGSGSSFPGYRFGDAREGNVMPRSNPHFPSHHPFHNLSPQTQSTNKLQMYPHPRAPPHHPHDMNDWVKAMNRPSKEMMMQPGSSPGRHKVSQSEQRQRMVSQTDIPSEQHPIKPSLHHQSAFFDLKMWESSHSGREGARIIEGDSFFRTQPPPPPPPPLPPAPVASHVPVPPQMTHGQNAAEPEVSRGAIEEVKHPVPLPPPSSTKPSADMNSIQPQVQRQTKAGGSGDTNPLILRRRVRSFISPIPAKRQLQDAPQPRAATNSHHSPGAQSESSHHNEDDSSSSDIPCPRLSSPLPGENTYLQPLSPSSGNTKALPPRKGRGLKLEAIVQKITPNIKKPAGHVDDESNHYPGFSHSEIPPFNDSQDQDLAHFPRVAGGDDSYMDESHSLNDMIPFRGVDETGPLPPSAYPCDPHQTSQTLKQDFDFGLGAAVASASGDKEDFALLGPLPPPPPLPRPVQGSPPPSSSALSDIQHFTNTYQQLETRRGEQSAANLLRQKLQESGMGFDDYPGSDYYGATPPHHSQAQGHMLNRQHQMSSGRSSLSPQDSKPPESLVPKGYFPSGKKKGRPVGSVNKQKRAQNQAQTQGQSQPQAQAQSTTQSAPPAPPTPTIAAATTPPLVQTASSTPPPAAPPLTDNKSTPPLTPPILTQVVKVDVESEDTQPEIEVKPVRRRRRGVKDENEPLEARGRQRRRRRGAAPTAPPVAKDDPDTPLGAGGSPGTNKVFMDPNRKGPFVPHIHVENKIPEIGAVCTIVNAEEEKMKGERSAVGGKAGGSGIDSLLTSALSSQLSRRDRESEKRETDEVETTLQSGKALPSSGYVVSGPVITETNHSGRLLCCLCQKWANYKHLGDLYGPFYPAEYAAKLPKNQPQVRQCQPTTGTNKTGPNADISSNALNTIQDSQTQDAQFTKPPTESEYAISLDSNPISLTTSVRPAPTADREEMMMHMTGKFSNTASSSSSSSSSSYTSKTKSLTWDMNLDIRPIPELKREPDLEIDQQQPQIQQQLQQPTDEAQQRPQHRKLTSHPRFKRRHKSSEESPRMVPSNSKASLPFQPPPPALDSLGPLAQLAQLPQMPMDPEELWVHEGCIVWTSGVYLVNGRLYGLQEALDGTRETCCSYCEMVGSTLGCYSKGCTLRYHYLCAIEADCSLNEDNFSLRCPKHKVKKESLPRASGQPSQCTWSSQREAERNAEEEETQESGSCQFGQ
- the tcf20 gene encoding transcription factor 20 isoform X2, which codes for MQNFSNSPAPPSLPPGFSGRGGGGTPYPPQPADPQISPRMTDDYAGMQQQSLHRGHHHPSQASHMLAYSARNRGAVEAAPTQGNIHSASANNPYRKEAMDYYFSMGGKDRHRRGGMAYGAGFGYPNIDGHIPHQYRHAGSGSAPSSGLMSPYPVDYGSSAGSGGGAGAGAFSPSHQYNMSQNAAMQSVPGSQMQHRQLGQTFPAVHHAQQHRSYPHSGHRMTPQYPHYSPQGGASTGSSGMYSPPPQRYLDGAASTGFDPKVNSSPSVNSSSNSVSSSVAANNVGPMENVQQSYHASNYPGYSPQTLSLHKQATLQHRNSQHNLGVGYDNSIKMQHQGPSPGSVYAKHHQASNPSIPQAASQEIAKSPMHPNAQQTQINQNFSPISNPSPAASAVHSPSCSSSPSPLMGVSEVHGNPSGHGPSHPPTSNPRSSHGQGRLLQTMPQLSPTPNSNSSISSCGSSGSHKAHNMSAVGGSSLPPTGRNKVGLGTGIASREEGSSIYSSSSLDKMQDAGLNSLNALSSQVANLPNTVQHMLLTDSVLSQKKGKDAGQMQQATHGVPPSQPRSRNASAASSTSTVKDGSALGIGDGANLDAGADEDSSLMSVGGSSGTKVEREEQYSEGEHGRMRQMSGASSGSEPTGYHPPSQSQTQTGQASAVKTVISDSPLKEPIVSETKANEAHVPSSSSSSPSFGCQSSETGPTSHSTPPVSSSPSSTSSSIPPPQPNCVSEPGLTYNDHRGGHRRTTEIKNEVIKNESEGTVDKTEKGSGQMQRDGEANSQNCQDKENRLHTASRLHNNEREEKHTSEEQQSASSVGVIVSARSEGSHAEKSKHPQDNCIEDKHSFLREPSNHNGDEGVDLSIYSSLHQKSNFGRPQNPPQSGPHKYGYPESTYGSDLSMKNRGRAGQGGVMETNSRYLGYQQSQTSYGSVHPKDAGSVAEALVKRGQGAGAKGHEDNSQMQQFPSLLQEVLQGYNLDRRYGRPEQAFPAHLQVQQQFQTRHPYGMSESMRMQSGGTEASAHFGQMGSSGKTPHSSQRHGSEPDFTPDAQASVKSEVSSTKIMQNAEKPEVGVSQSHLQQATESQLPPTKHINLADYSLPQRKALSNVPAPSSAVQELLLQEPEPLTGSIGQTESQKSSGSILAPSERRSVICDVSPNRRSTPERDRESDREREREKSQSGASVIQQPFSSLAAASDLSKKDIGEKQVVKMESASKEAGPDAANLQTDHHGSGGANEADIEYRSKSVHSSVVMNADPYRRGNVDITPLPSHPLSTNPLSSPSRHQSYLHGVDLSAGSGSSFPGYRFGDAREGNVMPRSNPHFPSHHPFHNLSPQTQSTNKLQMYPHPRAPPHHPHDMNDWVKAMNRPSKEMMMQPGSSPGRHKVSQSEQRQRMVSQTDIPSEQHPIKPSLHHQSAFFDLKMWESSHSGREGARIIEGDSFFRTQPPPPPPPPLPPAPVASHVPVPPQMTHGQNAAEPEVSRGAIEEVKHPVPLPPPSSTKPSADMNSIQPQVQRQTKAGGSGDTNPLILRRRVRSFISPIPAKRQLQDAPQPRAATNSHHSPGAQSESSHHNEDDSSSSDIPCPRLSSPLPGENTYLQPLSPSSGNTKALPPRKGRGLKLEAIVQKITPNIKKPAGHVDDESNHYPGFSHSEIPPFNDSQDQDLAHFPRVAGGDDSYMDESHSLNDMIPFRGVDETGPLPPSAYPCDPHQTSQTLKQDFDFGLGAAVASASGDKEDFALLGPLPPPPPLPRPVQGSPPPSSSALSDIQHFTNTYQQLETRRGEQSAANLLRQKLQESGMGFDDYPGSDYYGATPPHHSQAQGHMLNRQHQMSSGRSSLSPQDSKPPESLVPKGYFPSGKKKGRPVGSVNKQKRAQNQAQTQGQSQPQAQAQSTTQSAPPAPPTPTIAAATTPPLVQTASSTPPPAAPPLTDNKSTPPLTPPILTQVVKVDVESEDTQPEIEVKPVRRRRRGVKDENEPLEARGRQRRRRRGAAPTAPPVAKDDPDTPLGAGGSPGTNKVFMDPNRKGPFVPHIHVENKIPEIGAVCTIVNAEEEKMKGERSAVGGKAGGSGIDSLLTSALSSQLSRRDRESEKRETDEVETTLQSGKALPSSGYVVSGPVITETNHSGRLLCCLCQKWANYKHLGDLYGPFYPAEYAAKLPKNQPQVRQCQPTTGTNKTGPNADISSNALNTIQDSQTQDAQFTKPPTESEYAISLDSNPISLTTSVRPAPTADREEMMMHMTGKFSNTASSSSSSSSSSYTSKTKSLTWDMNLDIRPIPELKREPDLEIDQQQPQIQQQLQQPTDEAQQRPQHRKLTSHPRFKRRHKSSEESPRMVPSNSKASLPFQPPPPALDSLGPLAQLAQLPQMPMDPEELWVHEGCIVWTSGVYLVNGRLYGLQEALDGTRETCCSYCEMVGSTLGCYSKGCTLRYHYLCAIEADCSLNEDNFSLRCPKHKFTQSIRPAKSVYLEQSERG